In Polaromonas sp. JS666, one genomic interval encodes:
- a CDS encoding ATP-binding protein, translating into MPSAEPSPVASPAPPAHILIAEDSGVQAYMLRRLLEEEGYATSVAKNGRLALELAARIRPSLLVSDVNMPEMSGYELCRQIKANPDLCHIPVILVTNLSDPDDVLLGLKSGADSFVIKPYDRTHMLARVQHALSNQHLRSTAEEGPGVEISFHGEKHQITASRAQILNLLMSTYETTAQRNRELHESREELAKRTTELLAANRFLDSIIENIPNMIFIKDAAELKFVRLNRAGENLLGYSRDQLLGKSDHDFFPKNESDHFVAREREVLASGKVLEIAEEPVQTANKGIRLLRTKKVAVLGENGLATHLLGISEDITQQKEMEKEILNLNAILKARAEELEASHKSLESFTSAATHDLRSPLSIIGGYAGLLEKNYASRLDEKGQRYVSIIRDNIKGMAKLIDDLLAFSKLGQREISKASVNMHGLAQQVIEELLQRHPEGSKPRVVLESLPPAQADASLLRQVWVNLLSNAVKYSSRTPNPLIEISGRIDGAEAVYSVRDNGAGFSMDHYDKLFEIFQRLHTDEEFEGNGVGLPIVQRVVTRHGGRVWAEGKVGQGAVFHFALPV; encoded by the coding sequence ATGCCTTCTGCTGAGCCCTCTCCAGTTGCTTCACCCGCTCCACCCGCGCACATCCTGATCGCAGAAGACAGTGGCGTGCAGGCCTACATGCTGCGCCGCCTCCTCGAAGAAGAAGGCTACGCAACCAGCGTTGCGAAAAACGGCCGGCTCGCCCTGGAACTGGCTGCCCGGATACGCCCCTCACTGCTTGTCAGCGACGTCAACATGCCGGAGATGAGCGGCTACGAGCTGTGCCGGCAGATCAAGGCCAACCCCGATCTTTGCCATATTCCGGTGATTCTGGTGACCAACCTGTCGGACCCCGATGACGTGTTGCTCGGGCTCAAAAGCGGCGCTGACAGCTTTGTCATCAAACCCTATGACCGAACCCATATGCTGGCGCGCGTGCAGCATGCGCTCAGCAACCAGCACCTTCGCTCCACCGCAGAAGAAGGCCCGGGGGTGGAGATCTCCTTCCATGGCGAGAAGCACCAGATTACGGCCAGCCGTGCCCAAATCCTCAACCTGCTGATGTCGACTTACGAAACCACCGCCCAGCGCAACAGGGAACTTCACGAAAGCCGTGAGGAACTGGCCAAACGCACCACCGAGCTGCTGGCGGCAAACCGTTTCCTCGACTCGATCATCGAGAACATTCCGAACATGATCTTTATCAAGGATGCTGCGGAATTGAAGTTTGTCAGGCTCAATCGGGCGGGCGAGAACCTGCTTGGTTATTCGCGCGACCAGTTGCTCGGAAAAAGTGACCATGACTTCTTCCCCAAGAATGAGAGCGATCATTTTGTGGCCAGGGAGCGCGAGGTGCTGGCCAGCGGAAAAGTCTTGGAAATCGCTGAGGAGCCCGTGCAGACGGCCAACAAGGGGATACGCCTGCTTCGCACCAAGAAGGTGGCGGTGCTCGGCGAGAACGGCCTAGCGACTCACCTCCTGGGAATTTCCGAGGATATTACCCAGCAAAAGGAAATGGAAAAGGAAATCCTCAACCTCAATGCGATTTTGAAGGCTCGCGCTGAAGAACTGGAAGCCAGTCACAAAAGCCTGGAAAGCTTTACGTCCGCAGCGACGCACGACCTTCGCTCGCCACTGAGCATCATCGGCGGCTATGCCGGCCTGCTGGAGAAAAATTACGCCAGCCGGCTGGACGAAAAGGGTCAGCGCTATGTGTCGATCATCCGGGACAATATCAAAGGCATGGCCAAACTGATTGACGACCTGCTGGCCTTCTCCAAGCTGGGCCAGCGCGAGATCAGCAAAGCCAGTGTGAACATGCATGGACTGGCCCAACAGGTCATCGAAGAACTCCTGCAACGCCATCCGGAGGGCAGCAAACCACGCGTCGTCCTGGAGTCGCTGCCGCCGGCGCAGGCAGACGCTTCGCTGCTGCGCCAGGTCTGGGTGAACCTGCTGTCCAACGCCGTGAAGTACAGCAGTCGCACACCCAACCCCCTGATCGAAATCAGTGGCCGCATAGACGGCGCGGAGGCCGTTTATTCGGTGCGTGACAACGGCGCCGGCTTCAGCATGGACCACTACGACAAACTCTTCGAAATATTTCAGCGACTGCACACCGACGAGGAGTTTGAAGGGAACGGGGTGGGCTTGCCCATCGTCCAGCGCGTGGTGACCCGGCATGGCGGCCGCGTGTGGGCCGAGGGCAAGGTGGGTCAGGGTGCGGTGTTTCATTTTGCGCTGCCCGTATAG
- a CDS encoding Bug family tripartite tricarboxylate transporter substrate binding protein: MRYLSNCLRMLGVVALIAASAAAQAQTWPERPVRLVVPFPAGGATDLVARVIAQRVSKDIGQQIVVDNKAGAGGTIGSAEAAKATADAYTLLLTTSSTHAISPHLMPKLPYDAIKDFTPIAHLADAASVLLVTPSLPVKTVPELIAYAKKHPGQLNYASSGNGTIVHLTTEAFKAQAGIFITHVPYKGTALAIPDVIAGSVPVLIDSIPSGMPHVKSGRLRALAVTGDKRSALAPELPTVAEAGLPGFSSVTWFGLYAPRGMKADLVVRVHEAFAKAAHAPEVVESLAKLGVEPAPPGTPAQFAEMVSADSQRWARIIRERKITLE, from the coding sequence ATGCGTTATCTGTCTAACTGCCTCCGCATGCTCGGAGTCGTCGCGCTCATTGCCGCATCCGCAGCCGCTCAAGCCCAAACCTGGCCCGAGCGGCCGGTGCGCTTGGTGGTGCCGTTTCCTGCCGGCGGCGCAACCGACCTGGTTGCCAGGGTTATTGCCCAGCGCGTGTCAAAAGACATCGGGCAGCAAATCGTCGTTGATAACAAGGCCGGTGCGGGCGGCACCATAGGCTCGGCCGAGGCCGCAAAGGCGACGGCCGATGCCTATACCCTGCTATTGACGACGAGCAGCACGCACGCCATCTCGCCGCACCTCATGCCCAAGCTGCCCTACGACGCCATCAAGGATTTCACGCCGATTGCGCACCTGGCCGACGCCGCGAGCGTGCTGCTTGTGACACCGTCGCTGCCTGTGAAAACGGTGCCCGAGCTGATCGCTTACGCCAAAAAGCATCCTGGCCAACTCAATTACGCCAGCAGCGGCAATGGCACTATCGTGCATTTGACGACCGAAGCCTTCAAGGCCCAGGCTGGCATTTTTATTACCCACGTGCCTTACAAGGGCACGGCACTGGCCATTCCCGATGTCATTGCCGGCTCGGTGCCGGTGCTGATCGACTCCATCCCGTCGGGCATGCCGCATGTCAAGAGTGGTCGGCTGCGTGCCTTGGCCGTCACCGGAGACAAGCGCTCCGCACTGGCGCCCGAGCTGCCGACCGTGGCCGAGGCGGGCCTTCCTGGTTTTTCATCCGTGACCTGGTTTGGGCTGTATGCACCGCGCGGCATGAAGGCTGATCTGGTGGTGCGTGTGCATGAGGCCTTCGCTAAGGCGGCCCACGCGCCCGAGGTGGTGGAAAGCCTGGCCAAACTCGGTGTTGAACCCGCCCCACCGGGCACGCCCGCACAGTTCGCCGAGATGGTGTCTGCCGACAGCCAGCGCTGGGCGCGCATCATTCGCGAACGCAAGATCACCCTTGAATGA
- a CDS encoding LexA family protein codes for MSIHTLIREKRRLLGLSVQQFADAAGVSRGAVQQWEKPDGTAPKRANQPKVAELLGISVAELVSGDSRMSPGLGIDVRAEIPLISEVHAGNYTAIDNFQPRSGFEMVPVTVPVKRQTFALRVHGDSMVGITGDSFPEGSILVVEPELTAEPGDYVIVLNSKNQTTFKQLVKDGADYYLKPLNTRYPVKPLGSAEIIGVVREFSKRFR; via the coding sequence ATGAGCATTCACACACTAATCCGCGAAAAACGCCGGCTTTTAGGGCTGAGCGTGCAGCAATTCGCTGATGCGGCTGGGGTAAGCCGTGGTGCTGTCCAGCAATGGGAAAAACCAGACGGAACAGCGCCCAAGCGCGCCAATCAACCCAAAGTAGCCGAACTGCTGGGAATTTCGGTGGCCGAACTTGTTTCCGGCGATTCCCGCATGAGCCCGGGCCTGGGCATAGACGTGCGGGCTGAAATACCGCTGATCTCTGAAGTGCATGCTGGCAATTACACGGCCATCGACAACTTCCAGCCCAGGAGCGGCTTTGAGATGGTGCCTGTCACCGTGCCGGTCAAACGCCAGACTTTTGCCCTGCGCGTGCATGGCGACAGCATGGTGGGTATTACCGGCGACTCCTTTCCCGAAGGTTCGATTCTGGTGGTGGAGCCCGAATTGACGGCCGAGCCGGGCGACTACGTGATTGTGCTGAACAGCAAGAACCAGACGACGTTCAAGCAGCTGGTCAAGGACGGCGCCGATTACTACCTTAAGCCCCTGAACACCCGCTACCCCGTCAAACCGCTGGGTAGTGCCGAGATCATCGGCGTGGTGCGCGAGTTCAGCAAACGTTTTCGTTAG
- a CDS encoding LysR family transcriptional regulator has translation MSLSEADMRVRHLQETALRYFFEVARCGSLTEASERLHVATSAISRQIAGLEQALGTALFERHPRGMVLNAAGEILATHARRASLDAERAIHEILALQGLRSGKVRIAASEAFANEFLPPLIIAFRAANEGIVFELNVEPPAQVSVRVRDGDADIGLRFSRVPDKEIKVEYRQPAPVLALMRHDHPLAQSRSVTLAQMSAYPMVLPAPDTAVRQMIDMECSRQQLLMESVLTSNSMTTQHNFVVHGGGITFCGEVSVRHLVAAGTLVVIPIRDHGMGLRYIEVQTLAGRSLPQAVQSFLDYLKQRLADQP, from the coding sequence ATGAGTCTTTCCGAGGCCGACATGCGGGTGCGCCACCTGCAGGAGACGGCCCTGCGTTATTTCTTCGAGGTAGCGCGCTGCGGCTCACTGACGGAGGCCTCGGAACGGCTTCACGTGGCGACTTCGGCGATCAGCCGCCAGATTGCCGGGCTGGAGCAGGCGCTGGGTACGGCGCTCTTTGAGCGGCATCCGCGCGGCATGGTGCTGAACGCGGCCGGCGAGATACTGGCAACGCACGCGCGCCGGGCGAGCCTGGATGCGGAAAGAGCGATCCATGAGATCCTTGCCTTGCAAGGCCTGCGCTCGGGCAAGGTGCGAATCGCCGCATCAGAGGCATTTGCCAACGAGTTCCTGCCGCCGCTGATCATCGCATTCAGAGCCGCGAATGAGGGCATCGTTTTCGAGTTGAATGTCGAGCCACCGGCCCAGGTGTCGGTGCGCGTTCGCGACGGCGATGCAGACATCGGATTGAGATTCAGTCGTGTCCCGGACAAGGAGATCAAGGTTGAGTACCGCCAGCCGGCGCCCGTGCTGGCGCTGATGCGCCACGATCATCCCCTGGCCCAGTCCCGGTCGGTCACGCTGGCGCAGATGAGCGCCTATCCGATGGTGCTGCCTGCACCGGACACGGCGGTGCGCCAGATGATCGACATGGAGTGCAGCCGCCAGCAATTGCTGATGGAGTCCGTGCTGACCAGCAACAGCATGACGACGCAGCACAACTTTGTCGTGCATGGCGGCGGCATCACCTTCTGCGGCGAGGTGTCGGTGCGGCACCTGGTCGCTGCCGGCACGCTGGTGGTGATTCCGATTCGCGATCACGGCATGGGCTTGCGCTACATCGAGGTGCAAACGCTGGCCGGCCGCAGCTTGCCGCAAGCGGTGCAGTCCTTTCTCGACTATCTCAAGCAACGCCTGGCCGACCAGCCATAG